From the Ensifer adhaerens genome, the window CGCGATGGGTTATCGCGGCTACGGCCTGCCGATCGGCGAAGTCGTATCCGAAGGCAATGTCGGCTTGATGCAAGCCGTCAAGAAATTCGAACCCGATCGCGGTTTCCGCCTCGCCACCTACGCCATGTGGTGGATCAAGGCGGCGATCCAGGAATATATCCTGCGCTCGTGGTCGCTGGTGAAAATGGGCACGACCGCCAACCAGAAGCGGCTGTTCTTCAACCTGCGTCGCCTCAAGGGCAAGATCCAGGCGCTCGATGAGGGCGACCTGAAGCCGGAACACGTCAAGGAAATCGCCACCACGCTCAAGGTGAGCGAGGATGAAGTGATCTCGATGAACCGCCGCCTTTCCGGCGACGCTTCGCTCAATGCCCCGATCAAGGCGAGCGAGGGTGACTCCGGCCAGTGGCAGGACTGGCTCGTCGACGACCACGACAACCAGGAAGAAATCCTGATCGAGCAGGACGAGCTTGAAAGCCGCAGGGCATTGCTCGCCAATGCGATGAAGGTGCTGAATGACCGCGAACGCCGCATCTTCGAGGCGCGCCGCCTGACGGAAGAGCCGCTGACGCTCGAAGATCTTTCGGCCGAATTCGATATCAGCCGCGAGCGCGTACGACAGATCGAGGTTCGTGCTTTCGAGAAGGTCCAGGACGCTGTGCGCAAGGCCGCCCTTGAGCGCGCCAATGCATTGCGGGTCGTCGAGGGCGCATAACGCTCTTCACGCCATGCGGGCGCTAATGCGCCCGTGTACAGAGCCAAACAAAAAACCCGGCGGATCGCTCCCCAGCCACTTACTTAAATGTGGAATCGACTTTCGGGTCGATTCCACATGATTTAGCTCTCTCTAAAATTCAGTCGAAATAGAGGATATCCTCGAAGCGAACTGGCCCCTTGGCGAGGCCCAAGCGCATGGCTGGTGTTTGGCCGTCCTTGCCCTTGGCGATGAAGTTGAAGTAGGTGCGGAAGATCACCAGGCACTTCTCGACCATGTCGGGGGAGTAGAACCCGTACAGGTACCATTTTCGCGCCGCACGCCTCGGATACGACGGCGCTCGTTCCAGCCCGGCGATGCTGCGGCGGACCTGCATGAAGAACCTGTCGACCTGGTGGAGCGAGACATCGTGGAGCACCCTTGCGATCTGCAGGCCAGTCCGTCTGCCGTCGTCCGTTAGCAGGCGGACGCGCTTTCCGGGTTCTGACTTGTTGATGTACGGGTAATCGACCTCGGTGGTCCTGAGGTGCTCGCTTCGCTCCGAGGTGCTCATCCGATCCAGCCCGCTAATCTGCAGGAAGAATGTCAGCCAAGCCACGAATGGATGAAGGAAGGGATAGGCCTCCTCGGCGAGCGCCTTGATCTTGTTGGCCGCCATCACCCGCTCGTTCTTCTCGTCGATGGTGGAATTCTTGTCGAACGACATAACCGCGACGTCGAGCTTGCGGGCCATGGCCTTGTC encodes:
- the rpoH gene encoding RNA polymerase sigma factor RpoH — translated: MARNNLPTIAAGEGGLNRYLDEIRKFPMLEPQEEYMLAKRYQEHDDRKAAHKLVTSHLRLVAKIAMGYRGYGLPIGEVVSEGNVGLMQAVKKFEPDRGFRLATYAMWWIKAAIQEYILRSWSLVKMGTTANQKRLFFNLRRLKGKIQALDEGDLKPEHVKEIATTLKVSEDEVISMNRRLSGDASLNAPIKASEGDSGQWQDWLVDDHDNQEEILIEQDELESRRALLANAMKVLNDRERRIFEARRLTEEPLTLEDLSAEFDISRERVRQIEVRAFEKVQDAVRKAALERANALRVVEGA